A single window of Jiangella alkaliphila DNA harbors:
- a CDS encoding helicase-related protein: protein MAALFDEQADQWETERRHLQAVLDESAYAAARRTTINAHYTDPAYVQPMWDLLNRLGFTEGDVLEPGCGAGTFIGLAPPGARMTGIELDPTSAAVAATLYPAATVRTESFADTRFPAGHFDAAIGNVPFGDIRLHDPRHNTGRNTLHNHFIIKALGLTRPGGLVAVLTSHFTLDAQNPAARREMNALADLVAAVRLPTGAHRRAAGSDVVTDLLLLRRRDPQTPPRSTLWETVTDRVIDGESIRLNAYFDRHPEHILGELAVGPGMYSATTLHVRADPASAPTRFATVLDGVVDAARRDGMTMTPRAASPREVRKVARAPEGLWDGHLIAADDTFMVATGGMLEDCPVPATQRRELRSLLGLRDAARALLSAEAADLDDTPQIRQLRTDLADQYRDHVRRFGPINRFTTRATGRVDPETSDPRMSRVAPPVMRIFRSDPFAALVRGLEVFDETTQTANPAMIMTHRVVVPRSPALGADTPEEALAMVLDSHGRVDLAQVARLLGVGADDARAQLGELVYDDPPSGQLVTAAEYLSGNVRQKLTAAVQAVEAEPDRYKVNVAALQGVQPPDLGPADIEARLGAAWIDAATHARFLTELLRDDTIQVEHPGGAIWEVRGVRSSVAAGEEWGTARMPAPAIVKAILEQRPVQVTDELDDGRRVLNPTETAAAQEKANLIQERFADWVWEDPERAQVLLREYNDRFNAIVLRDYSAEGRHLTLPGLARTFTPRDHQRAAVARMINEPAVGLFHEVGAGKTAEMVIGAMELRRLRMVTKPCVVVPNHMLEQFTREWLQLYPTARVLAASSDDLRGEQRRVFVARCATNNWDAVVMTRGAFERIPISPAIESAYQDRELGRLREMLANSRAGQKLSVKRLERALLAAQEQLKKRLDAPRDPGVTFEQTGIDYLVVDELHDYKNLRTVSNIRDAAIDGSRRASDLHMKIEYLRGRHGDRVVTGATATPIANSVTEAHVMQRYLRPDLLAEAGVEDFDAWAATFGQTVTGIEMAPAGGYRLQTRFARFQNVPEMLRMWHVFADVKTGDDLNLPTPDLAPRDDGQRAPVTVVVPAPADLTAYVAHLGERAERVRSGRVDAREDNMLKISTDGRKAALDMRLVGARRPLDEPTKLDIVADNVARIWADHRGARYLIPGTGEHSPLTGAMQIVFCDLGTPREAWNAYDELRDLLTGRGIPHEQVRYIHDAPSDAEKARLFAAARAGQIAVLLGSTSKMGVGTNVQTRAVALHHVDCPWRPADLAQRDGRIMRQGNQNPEIQIYRYVVEGSFDGYLWQTVERKATFIAQIMRSRLDLRSIDDVGDTALSFAEVKALAAGDPLILERANAHADLTRLERLRRAHLRQIDNLRQRSAFHAAQIDDLDRERDQLEAAHTRTIPLGENFTMTIDGVRATKRADAAAAVAQWATQHVLTNSHRAADLGVMGEIAGHTIDATYQPAIGSLGRRAQIRLTLRDVPRSGAKVSVESITDPHGIGVIRVLENRVAAIQTDIAETERLRADAVSELHAAETALGAPFKHELALTEARTALERIETAMSEQAANHSDQEPTAAPQPAITPITRPPAPSHHPPMHPPGMAPR, encoded by the coding sequence GTGGCGGCACTGTTCGACGAACAGGCCGACCAGTGGGAGACAGAGCGCCGGCATCTCCAGGCTGTGCTGGACGAGTCGGCATACGCGGCGGCGCGCCGCACGACGATCAACGCCCACTACACCGACCCCGCCTACGTCCAGCCGATGTGGGACCTGCTGAACCGGCTGGGCTTCACCGAAGGCGACGTGCTCGAGCCCGGCTGCGGCGCGGGCACCTTCATCGGCCTGGCGCCACCTGGCGCACGGATGACCGGGATCGAGCTGGACCCCACCAGCGCCGCCGTCGCCGCCACCCTCTACCCGGCCGCGACCGTGAGGACCGAGTCGTTCGCCGACACTCGATTCCCGGCCGGCCACTTCGACGCCGCCATCGGCAACGTCCCGTTCGGCGACATCCGGCTGCACGACCCCCGCCACAACACCGGCCGGAACACCCTGCACAACCACTTCATCATCAAGGCGCTCGGCCTGACCCGCCCCGGCGGCCTGGTCGCCGTACTGACCAGCCACTTCACCCTGGACGCGCAGAACCCGGCCGCGCGGCGGGAGATGAACGCACTGGCGGACCTGGTCGCCGCGGTCCGGCTGCCGACCGGCGCGCACCGCCGCGCCGCTGGCAGCGACGTGGTCACGGACCTGCTGCTGCTCCGGCGCCGTGACCCGCAGACGCCGCCACGGTCGACCCTGTGGGAGACCGTCACCGACCGCGTCATCGACGGCGAGAGCATCCGCCTGAACGCCTACTTCGACCGTCACCCGGAGCACATCCTCGGCGAGCTCGCCGTCGGACCCGGCATGTACAGCGCCACGACCCTGCATGTGCGGGCCGACCCGGCAAGCGCGCCGACCAGGTTCGCGACCGTGCTCGACGGCGTCGTCGACGCCGCGCGCCGCGACGGCATGACCATGACCCCGCGTGCCGCCTCCCCGCGCGAGGTTCGGAAAGTAGCGCGCGCTCCGGAAGGGCTGTGGGACGGGCACCTGATCGCAGCCGACGACACGTTCATGGTGGCGACCGGCGGCATGCTGGAGGACTGCCCGGTCCCTGCGACCCAGCGGCGCGAGCTGAGGTCGCTGCTCGGGCTGCGCGACGCCGCACGGGCGCTGCTGAGCGCCGAGGCCGCCGACCTCGACGACACCCCGCAGATCCGACAGTTGCGCACCGATCTCGCCGATCAGTACCGCGACCACGTGCGCCGGTTCGGGCCGATCAACCGGTTCACCACCCGCGCCACCGGCCGTGTCGATCCCGAGACGAGCGATCCGCGGATGTCGCGGGTCGCGCCACCGGTGATGCGGATCTTCCGCAGCGACCCGTTCGCCGCCCTGGTGAGAGGTCTGGAGGTCTTCGACGAGACCACCCAGACCGCCAACCCGGCCATGATCATGACGCATCGAGTCGTCGTGCCGCGATCACCGGCGCTGGGCGCGGACACGCCGGAGGAAGCGCTCGCGATGGTGCTGGACTCCCACGGACGCGTGGACCTGGCCCAGGTCGCCCGGCTGCTCGGTGTCGGCGCGGACGACGCCCGCGCTCAACTGGGGGAGCTGGTCTACGACGATCCACCGTCGGGGCAGCTGGTCACGGCCGCGGAGTACCTGTCCGGGAACGTCCGCCAGAAGCTCACCGCCGCCGTTCAGGCCGTCGAGGCCGAACCGGACCGATACAAGGTCAACGTCGCGGCACTGCAGGGCGTCCAGCCGCCCGACCTCGGGCCGGCCGACATCGAGGCCCGCCTGGGCGCGGCCTGGATCGACGCGGCCACCCATGCCCGGTTCCTGACCGAGCTGCTGCGCGACGACACCATCCAGGTCGAGCATCCCGGCGGGGCGATCTGGGAGGTGCGCGGCGTCAGGTCGTCGGTCGCCGCCGGTGAGGAATGGGGGACGGCGCGGATGCCGGCGCCGGCGATCGTGAAAGCGATCCTGGAACAGCGCCCGGTCCAGGTCACCGACGAACTCGACGACGGGCGCCGCGTCCTGAACCCGACCGAGACGGCGGCCGCGCAGGAGAAAGCCAACCTGATCCAGGAACGCTTCGCCGACTGGGTGTGGGAGGACCCCGAGCGCGCTCAGGTGCTCTTGCGGGAGTACAACGACCGGTTCAACGCGATCGTGCTGCGCGACTACAGCGCCGAGGGACGGCACCTGACCCTGCCCGGCCTCGCGCGCACATTCACCCCCCGCGACCACCAGCGCGCCGCCGTGGCCCGGATGATCAACGAACCAGCCGTCGGGCTGTTCCACGAGGTCGGCGCCGGCAAGACCGCCGAGATGGTCATCGGCGCGATGGAGCTGCGGCGCCTGCGCATGGTGACCAAACCCTGCGTCGTCGTGCCCAACCACATGCTCGAACAGTTCACCCGCGAATGGCTCCAGCTCTACCCGACCGCCCGCGTCCTCGCCGCATCCAGCGACGACCTGCGCGGCGAACAGCGACGAGTGTTCGTCGCCCGCTGCGCCACCAACAACTGGGACGCCGTCGTCATGACCCGCGGCGCGTTCGAACGGATCCCCATCTCACCCGCCATCGAGTCCGCCTACCAGGACCGCGAGTTGGGCAGGCTGCGCGAGATGCTGGCGAACTCACGCGCCGGGCAGAAGCTGAGCGTCAAACGTCTCGAGCGGGCCCTCCTCGCCGCCCAGGAACAGCTCAAGAAGCGCCTGGACGCGCCCCGCGACCCGGGCGTCACCTTCGAGCAGACCGGCATCGATTACCTCGTCGTCGACGAACTGCACGACTACAAGAACCTGCGCACCGTCTCCAACATCCGAGACGCCGCCATCGACGGCAGCCGCCGCGCCAGCGACCTGCACATGAAGATCGAGTACCTGCGCGGCCGGCACGGCGACCGCGTCGTCACCGGCGCCACCGCCACCCCGATCGCCAACTCCGTCACCGAAGCGCACGTCATGCAGCGCTACCTGCGCCCGGACCTACTCGCCGAGGCTGGCGTGGAGGACTTCGACGCGTGGGCGGCCACCTTCGGGCAGACCGTCACCGGGATCGAGATGGCCCCGGCCGGCGGCTACCGCCTGCAGACCCGGTTCGCGCGGTTCCAGAACGTCCCGGAGATGCTGCGCATGTGGCACGTCTTCGCCGACGTGAAGACCGGCGACGACCTCAACCTCCCCACCCCCGACCTCGCGCCGCGCGACGACGGCCAACGCGCCCCGGTCACCGTCGTGGTGCCGGCTCCGGCCGACCTCACCGCCTACGTTGCGCACCTCGGTGAGCGCGCCGAACGGGTCCGCAGCGGCCGGGTCGACGCTCGCGAAGACAACATGCTGAAGATCAGCACCGACGGCCGCAAGGCAGCCCTGGACATGCGCCTGGTCGGCGCCCGTCGGCCGCTCGACGAGCCGACGAAACTCGACATCGTCGCCGACAACGTCGCGCGCATCTGGGCCGACCACCGCGGCGCCCGCTACCTGATCCCCGGAACAGGGGAGCACTCCCCGCTCACCGGCGCCATGCAGATCGTGTTCTGCGACCTCGGCACCCCACGGGAGGCATGGAACGCCTACGACGAACTCCGCGACCTGCTGACCGGTCGTGGCATCCCGCACGAGCAGGTCCGCTACATCCACGACGCGCCCAGCGACGCCGAGAAGGCCCGGCTGTTCGCCGCCGCCCGCGCCGGGCAGATCGCCGTCCTGCTGGGATCCACCTCGAAGATGGGCGTGGGCACCAACGTCCAGACCCGCGCCGTCGCTCTCCACCACGTCGACTGCCCCTGGCGGCCCGCCGACCTCGCCCAACGCGACGGGCGGATCATGAGGCAGGGCAACCAGAACCCCGAGATCCAGATCTACCGCTACGTGGTCGAGGGCTCGTTCGACGGCTACCTCTGGCAGACCGTCGAGCGCAAGGCGACGTTCATCGCCCAGATCATGCGCAGCCGCCTCGACCTGCGGTCCATCGACGACGTCGGCGACACCGCCCTGTCCTTCGCCGAAGTCAAGGCACTCGCCGCCGGCGACCCGCTCATCCTGGAACGCGCCAACGCCCACGCCGACCTCACCCGGCTGGAACGGCTGCGCCGAGCGCACCTGCGCCAGATCGACAACCTGCGACAACGCAGCGCGTTCCATGCCGCCCAGATCGACGACCTCGACCGAGAGCGCGACCAGCTCGAGGCGGCCCACACCCGCACCATCCCCCTCGGTGAGAACTTCACCATGACCATCGACGGCGTCCGCGCCACCAAACGCGCCGACGCCGCAGCCGCCGTCGCCCAGTGGGCGACACAGCACGTACTCACCAACTCCCATCGCGCCGCCGACCTCGGTGTCATGGGCGAGATCGCCGGCCACACCATCGACGCCACCTACCAGCCAGCAATCGGCAGCCTCGGTCGGCGCGCCCAGATCCGCCTCACTCTGCGCGACGTGCCCCGCAGCGGGGCAAAGGTGTCCGTCGAGAGCATCACCGACCCCCACGGCATCGGTGTCATCCGAGTCCTGGAGAACCGAGTCGCCGCGATCCAGACCGACATCGCCGAAACCGAACGGCTCCGCGCGGACGCGGTCAGTGAGCTGCACGCCGCGGAAACCGCGCTCGGTGCCCCCTTCAAACACGAACTGGCCCTCACCGAGGCGCGAACGGCGCTCGAGCGCATCGAGACCGCCATGTCGGAGCAAGCAGCCAACCACTCGGACCAGGAACCCACGGCTGCACCGCAGCCCGCGATCACCCCCATCACACGGCCACCGGCGCCGTCACATCACCCGCCCATGCATCCGCCCGGGATGGCTCCGAGATGA